The following coding sequences lie in one Arachis hypogaea cultivar Tifrunner chromosome 9, arahy.Tifrunner.gnm2.J5K5, whole genome shotgun sequence genomic window:
- the LOC112709511 gene encoding uncharacterized protein: MAVADNTRMKGMEADIKRLFQLLESVTEEHRAERARTSEATNIKFDAIQHSIAQLAQSRTRSRSPSRELTHGSNSEGDIQPRYGLPQQRVNFDLPKFDGGDALGWIFSMDQYFDFFRVPEEEKLGIAGIHMTGPTVPWFQMSQRTAQFRSWDQLKRVIEIEFGPSLYESPRELLFKLQQSGSVGDYYSDFVALANRSRIEPPEALRDCFISGLKPDIRREVKAQCPPSLMRAVALARLYEDKFSPSPCTTSGPSISRPGIPTVAAPQPRVNNRGLLPPLLPTPNQRNAPTPTKTPIRKLSPAEIQIRRDKGLCYWCDEKFSASHRCTNRQFMLLQLGSDDLEDIDPSTGDMPPDLEILPQLEQQVLGHHLSCNAMLGTTGPAMIRIRASINGLEISALIDGGSSDSFIQPRIAKFLNLPIEPAPGVKVMVGDFDVLPVEGYLPALNVNLSGCYVTIPDVFVLHVAGGDLVIGTTWLKTLKAHIVDYDSSFLRFLHQGKFVIVNGEKSGTPAQAQFNHIKRLVSTDAIAAAFTLEVQPAAEAAMPKIQFPVTMKPELGRLLHTYEGVFAAPSGLPPQRTHDHSIPLVQGAAPVKSRPYRYPHSQKAQIELMVQEMLHEGIIQPSKSPFSSPILLVKKKDGT, encoded by the coding sequence ATGGCTGTGGCTGATAATACTAGGATGAAAGGGATGGAGGCGGACATCAAGCGACTCTTTCAATTGCTTGAGTCGGTAACGGAGGAACACCGAGCTGAGAGGGCCAGAACTTCTGAGGCTACGAATATAAAGTTTGACGCGATTCAACACTCTATTGCTCAGCTCGCTCAGTCCAGAACTCGTAGCCGTTCTCCATCGCGTGAGCTTACGCATGGGTCAAACTCTGAGGGTGATATCCAACCCCGATACGGGCTTCCTCAACAAAGGGTGAATTTTGATTTACCAAAATTCGATGGCGGAGATGCGCTTGGCTGGATCTTCTCGATGGACCAATACTTCGATTTTTTTCGGGTGCCTGAGGAGGAGAAGCTCGGTATAGCTGGGATCCATATGACGGGACCGACAGTTCCTTGGTTTCAAATGTCTCAGCGCACTGCTCAATTTCGTTCGTGGGATCAATTGAAGCGGGTAATAGAAATTGAATTTGGTCCGTCTCTCTATGAATCGCCACGGGAGCTTCTCTTCAAGCTACAACAATCTGGGTCGGTGGGTGACTATTATTCCGATTTTGTGGCGTTGGCGAATCGTTCACGTATTGAACCACCTGAGGCTCTTCGCGattgcttcatcagtggtctcaAGCCCGATATTCGCCGCGAGGTGAAGGCCCAGTGCCCCCCGTCGCTCATGCGCGCTGTCGCCCTCGCCAGACTTTATGAGGATAAATTCTCTCCATCTCCATGTACTACCTCGGGCCCTTCAATTAGTCGTCCAGGGATTCCTACTGTGGCAGCACCGCAACCACGCGTAAATAATCGTGGTCTTCTTCCGCCCTTGCTTCCAACACCAAATCAGCGTAACGCTCCTACTCCAACCAAAACACCGATCCGAAAACTATCACCAGCGGAGATTCAAATTAGACGTGACAAAGGCTTGTGCTACTGGTGTGATGAGAAGTTTTCAGCTAGCCACAGGTGTACAAATCGCCAGTTCATGTTGCTGCAACTTGGTTCCGATGATTTGGAAGACATTGATCCATCAACGGGAGATATGCCGCCCGACCTGGAGATTTTACCACAATTAGAGCAGCAAGTCTTGGGCCACCATTTATCATGTAATGCCATGCTAGGCACCACTGGTCCGGCCATGATCCGTATTAGAGCCTCAATTAATGGGTTAGAAATTTCGGCACTGATCGATGGGGGGAGCTCTGATAGCTTTATACAGCCCCGAATCGCTAAGTTCTTGAATCTGCCCATTGAGCCTGCTCCAGGGGTCAAGGTCATGGTGGGTGATTTTGATGTGTTACCGGTGGAGGGATACCTTCCAGCCTTAAATGTTAATTTGTCAGGTTGCTATGTGACAATTCCGGATGTCTTTGTGCTACATGTTGCAGGGGGTGACTTGGTTATTGGTACAACCTGGTTAAAGACTCTAAAAGCTCACATAGTGGATTATGACTCTTCCTTTCTCAGATTTTTGCACCAGGGTAAGTTTGTGATTGTGAATGGTGAAAAATCAGGGACCCCTGCTCAAGCTCAATTTAACCATATAAAGCGGTTGGTTAGTACTGACGCCATTGCAGCGGCTTTCACTCTTGAGGTGCAACCAGCGGCGGAGGCTGCTATGCCCAAGATTCAATTCCCTGTGACTATGAAACCTGAATTGGGGCGGCTTCTTCATACCTATGAGGGGGTTTTTGCTGCACCATCAGGATTACCTCCACAACGCACTCATGATCATAGCATTCCGTTGGTTCAGGGTGCCGCACCAGTGAAGTCCAGACCTTATAGATACCCTCATAGTCAGAAGGCTCAGATTGAATTAATGGTTCAGGAGATGCTACACGAAGGAATTATCCAGCCTAGCAAGAGCCCATTTTCATCACCAATTTTATTGGTTAAGAAAAAGGATGGCACATAG
- the LOC140175220 gene encoding zinc finger BED domain-containing protein RICESLEEPER 2-like, producing the protein MNSEIVSNLVTTGVGSEAAPVEVDEPSSKRLRPTTSDVWNFFKKLGPDKDGVERAECKGCKKVFKAGGKRYGTSTIKRHLDNCTKIKHEDIGQTIAELQLKMGSLKIDSGVARDMFVGYVVAGDKPFNMVDDRRFRNWVKYISPTLKLPSRNTVKADIVKVHKREAAKLKKILVSIPNRICLTSDLWTSSTNEGFICLTAHFVDENWKLQSKILNFCHMPPPHTGFELSSKIFTLLTEWKVDKKIFSITLDNASSNDTCVEHLKSTLDVHGSLLCGGEFFHVRCSAHILNLIVQDGMKICGDAVYKIRESIKFLRKFESRMVKFKECFEDIEGLEYTTALCLDVPTRWNSLYAMLASAIPYKKAFEMYKVKEDGFREYCPSSDEWRRTEKICDFLLPFYETTKLMSGTSYPTSNLYFLQVWQIQLILMNSLKNDEVLIRNMGEKMMIKFKKYWEEYSIVLAFGAILDPRFKLNTLVHCYNEIDPISAKDKVELVKSKLYKLFEVYDQNSSTTVESSSQLSSNFSQATSSAIGTQLIKIDLMSRNQEAEVKSGKNQLDIYLSEATLFCNDAIIDVLQWWKDNHHRFLTLSLMARDLLSILITTVASESAFSMGSHVLNKYRSRLLSDNVEAVICTRNWIRGYDDFEEDKDQEDIAKGEGYSSRVGSNDVIDLYEDEDEN; encoded by the exons ATGAATTCTGAAATTGTGAGTAACCTTGTTACAACTGGAGTTGGTTCTGAGGCTGCTCCGGTCGAGGTTGATGAACCTAGTTCGAAAAGGCTGAGACCAACAACCTctgatgtttggaattttttcaaAAAGCTCGGTCCAGATAAGGATGGAGTAGAACGTGCTGAGTGtaaaggatgcaagaaagtgtttAAAGCTGGAGGTAAGCGATATGGCACTTCTACTATAAAACGGCATCTTGATAATTGTACTAAAATTAAGCATGAAGATATTGGTCAGACTATAGCAGAATTGCAACTTAAAATGGGTTCACTTAAGATTGATTCAGGAGTGGCTAGAGATATGTTTGTTGGGTATGTAGTTGCTGGGGATAAGCCTTTTAATATGGTTGATGATAGGAGATTTAGAAATTGGGTGAAATATATTAGTCCAACTTTGAAACTTCCTTCTAGGAATACGGTTAAAGCTGACATAGTAAAAGTTCACAAGAGAGAAGCtgcgaaacttaaaaaaattttagtttccaTTCCAAATAGAATTTGCTTAACATCTGATCTTTGGACTTCCAGTaccaatgaggggtttatatgttTGACTGCACATTTTGTTGATGAGAACTGGAAATTACAGAGTAAAATTCTCAATTTTTGTCATATGCCTCCTCCTCACACAGGATTTGAGTTGTCTTCTAAAATCTTTACGCTTTTGACCGAGTGGAAAgttgataaaaagattttttctaTTACTCTGGATAATGCTTCTTCTAATGATACTTGTGTTGAACACTTGAAAAGTACTTTGGATGTGCATGGTTCATTGTTGTGTGGTGGTGAATTCTTTCATGTTCGTTGCTCTGctcatattttaaatcttattgtCCAAGATGGAATGAAAATATGTGGTGATGCAGTGTATAAGATTAGAGAGTCTATTAAGTTTCTGAGAAAATTTGAAAGTCGAATGGTTAAGTTTAAAGAATGTTTTGAAGATATCGAGGGACTTGAGTATACGACTGCATTATGTTTAGATGTTCCTACTAGGTGGAATTCACTTTATGCAATGCTTGCAAGTGCTATTCCTTATAAGAAAGCTTTTGAAATGTATAAAGTAAAAGAAGATGGGTTTAGGGAGTATTGTCCTTCATCAGATGAGTGGAGAAGAACTGAGAAGATATGTGATTTCTTGTTACCATTTTACGAAACTACCAAGTTGATGTCCGGAACTTCTTACCCAACATCCAACTTGTATTTTTTACAAGTTTGGCAAATCCAGCTTATTTTAATGAATAGTTTGAAGAATGATGAAGTGCTTATAAGGAACATGGGAGAAAAAATGATGATTAAGTTCAAGAAATATTGGGAAGAATACAGTATTGTTCTTGCATTTGGGGCAATTCTTGATCCTAGATTTAAACTCAACACTTTGGTTCATTGCTATAATGAGATTGATCCTATTAGTGCTAAAGACAAAGTGGAGCTTGTGAAGAGTAAGTTATACAAGCTTTTTGAGGTTTATGACCAAAATTCCTCTACAACTGTAGAGAGTTCTTCCCAACTTTCAAGTAATTTTTCTCAAGCAACATCTTCTGCAATTGGAACTCAGCTTATTAAAATT GATTTGATGTCCCGTAATCAAGAAGCTGAAGTGAAAAGTGGAAAGAACCAACTGGATATTTATTTGAGTGAGGCAACATTATTTTGCAATGATGCAATCATTGATGTTTTGCAATGGTGGAAAGACAACCATCATCGTTTTCTAACATTATCACTAATGGCAAGAGATTTGTTGAGCATTCTTATTACTACCGTGGCTTCAGAATCTGCATTTAGCATGGGTTCTCATGTTTTGAATAAGTATAGAAGTCGTTTGTTGTCAGATAATGTTGAAGCGGTGATTTGCACCAGAAATTGGATACGTGGATATGATGATTTTG AGGAAGATAAAGATCAGGAAGATATTGCAAAAGGAGAAGGCTATTCTTCAAGAGTTGGTTCCAATGATGTTATTGACTtatatgaagatgaagatgaaaattaa
- the LOC112711859 gene encoding cysteine-rich receptor-like protein kinase 25 isoform X2 — MMSSFYFFLLLPSLFFFFLPIHCFNIIQGATDKNTKAYYNCTINGTFASNSTYRSNTITLLNWLSSNATTDSRSYNTKVIGKTTSDTVYGLYICTRDSTPGMCQDCVAEASKLISSLCSKAKKAMVWYRVCYMRYSNRNFFSNVEESPSITFVSDIDYVGQVGRYNTILWNMLNDMRTMAAADSNKTAAMTQKITDHQNIYGSAWCLPYLSTENCSWCLSDAIAYIPAGCCRGKSGGTVMYPSCGIRYELYPFLKEHNIVPRPLRPPPPQRDSRPLAPPGKRKQKNLPLNKVAVPIAIVVALVLLTLGGCCFLRRKGRKNQDDILKENFGNDLSTLESLRFELARIEAATNRFATENRVGKGGFGEVYKGILLNGQEIAVKRLTRSSGQGAIEFKNEVLVIAKLQHRNLVRLLGFCLEGEEKILIYEYVPNKSLDYFLCDPQKRRQLSWIQRKQIIMGIARGILYLHEDSRLKIIHRDLKPSNVLLDSNMNPKISDFGMARIVAVDQNEENTHRIVGTYGYMSPEYAMFGQFSVKSDVFSFGVMVLEIINGKRKGTSSSESECIDDIRRHVAGLGKMDRKNANGTIGS; from the exons ATGATGAGTtccttctacttcttccttctgcttccatctctcttcttcttcttcctccccaTTCACTGCTTTAACATCATCCAAGGAGCCACCGATAAAAATACTAAAGCTTATTATAACTGCACAATCAATGGCACTTTTGCATCCAATAGCACATACCGTTCCAACACCATAACACTCCTTAACTGGCTCTCCTCCAATGCCACCACAGATTCCAGATCCTACAACACTAAAGTAATTGGTAAAACCACTTCAGACACAGTCTATGGCCTCTACATTTGTACAAGAGACAGCACACCAGGAATGTGCCAAGACTGTGTGGCAGAAGCATCAAAACTCATATCATCTCTTTGTAGCAAAGCAAAAAAAGCCATGGTTTGGTACCGTGTATGCTATATGCGTTACTCTAATCGTAATTTCTTCTCCAATGTGGAGGAAAGTCCAAGTATCACCTTTGTGAGTGACATTGACTATGTGGGTCAAGTTGGGCGCTACAACACTATTCTCTGGAATATGCTGAATGATATGAGAACTATGGCCGCTGCTGATTCAAATAAAACGGCTGCAATGACTCAGAAAATCACAGATCATCAAAACATATATGGTTCCGCTTGGTGTCTCCCTTATCTTTCCACCGAGAACTGTAGCTGGTGTCTCAGTGATGCCATTGCATATATTCCAGCAGGATGCTGCAGGGGAAAATCTGGAGGAACTGTCATGTATCCCAGTTGTGGTATTAGATATGAATTATATCCATTCCTTAAGGAACACAATATAGTTCCTCGGCCGCTGCGGCCCCCACCACCGCAAAGAGATTCTCGTCCTTTGGCTCCACCAG GTAAACGAAAGCAGAAGAACTTACCATTAAATAAAGTCGCTGTTCCAATTGCCATTGTCGTTGCACTTGTGCTTTTAACTTTGGGTGGTTGCTGCTTTCTAcgtagaaaaggaagaaagaatcaAGATGATATTCTCAAAGAAAACT TTGGGAATGATCTAAGCACTTTGGAGTCCTTGCGATTTGAACTAGCCAGGATTGAAGCTGCAACAAATAGATTTGCCACAGAGAACAGGGTAGGCAAAGGTGGATTTGGAGAAGTCTATAAG GGTATTCTTTTAAATGGACAAGAAATTGCTGTGAAGAGGCTTACTAGAAGCTCTGGACAAGGTGCAATAGAGTTTAAAAATGAGGTTCTTGTTATAGCTAAGCTTCAACACAGAAATCTAGTGAGGTTACTGGGATTTTGTTTGGAAGGTGAAGAAAAGATACTCATCTATGAGTATGTGCCAAACAAAAGCCTTGACTACTTTCTTTGTG ATCCTCAAAAGCGAAGACAATTATCTTGGATTCAACGTAAACAGATCATCATGGGAATCGCTAGAGGAATTCTATACCTGCATGAAGATTCTCGCCTCAAAATAATACATCGTGATCTGAAACCTAGTAATGTTTTGTTAGATAGTAATATGAATCCAAAAATATCAGATTTTGGCATGGCTAGAATTGTTGCTGtggatcaaaacgaagaaaacacgCATAGAATAGTCGGAACATA TGGTTATATGTCTCCAGAATATGCAATGTTTGGACAATTCTCCGTAAAATCGGATGTGTTTAGTTTTGGAGTCATGGTACTCGAGATCATTAACGGGAAGCGAAAAGGAACCTCCTCTTCTGAATCAGAGTGTATTGATGACATCCGAAGACAT GTTGCAGGCTTGGGAAAAATGGACAGAAAAAACGCCAATGGAACTATTGGATCCTAA
- the LOC112711858 gene encoding cysteine-rich receptor-like protein kinase 25, whose translation MFSMDMDMEQSSVKSLSKRNQQRLAKIIKNVHLKSMIIKIKFLLLLSITWFCSSSTTTSPDTNFPHVCNCTRNSTFELNTTYHTNLKTLLSWLSSNATNSAGSHITKVSSGNSSVYGLFQCNADITPEKCQKCIDQAVYNVTSECATSKEAVVFVKFCFLRYSYRDFLTIAEESPKIFLLNLKDYVGQLATFNNEVSEMMYTLRHAVADIPMGSRRFVYGELNITAKQSLYGMAKCTPDLPPEECSSCLVNAAADIPTGCCKGKIGGRVLFPSCGVRFELYRFYEPSSHLNILRLGGNRKNRSHQRQIIISIISTVVSVLLLCFGCSLCFLSRRRQRKLLRGILLRESFGDESLASFESLQFQLSEIQAATNNFSQGNKIGRGGFGEVYKGVLENGQEVAAKRLLGNSWQGAEEFKNEVLVMAKLQHKNLVRLLGFCLEGQEKILVYEYVPNKSLDYILFDPQRSRPLTWSERYKIIRGIARGILYLHEDSRLTIIHRDLKPSNILLDDGMNPKISDFGMARIVITDQIQVNTHRVVGTYGYMSPEYAMEGIFSIKSDVYSFGIIVLEIISGKSKNSFCEPHFSDDIRLSAWAKWKEEKPLELLDTTLKGNYSENEVMRSIQIALLCVQDDPNERPTMTEIVSYLSSSSGEVPLPQEPIVSKSKKMDYMSYYHKTHSINDSINDLSVSTFLPR comes from the exons ATGTTTTCCATGGACATGGACATGGAACAAAGCAGTGTAAAGTCCCTTTCTAAAAGAAATCAACAAAGGTTGGCTAAGATAATAAAGAATGTGCATTTGAAGAGCATGATCATCAAAATAAAG TTTCTGCTGCTACTCTCCATCACAtggttttgttcttcttctacaacTACTTCACCAGATACCAATTTCCCACATGTCTGTAACTGCACAAGAAACAGCACCTTTGAGTTAAACACCACCTACCATACCAACCTCAAAACTCTTCTATCTTGGCTTTCTTCCAATGCCACTAACTCTGCCGGATCCCACATCACCAAGGTTTCTTCTGGTAACAGCAGTGTCTATGGCCTCTTCCAGTGCAATGCAGATATAACGCCAGAGAAATGCCAAAAGTGCATCGATCAAGCAGTGTATAATGTAACATCAGAGTGTGCAACATCAAAGGAAGCTGTGGTATTTGTCAAATTCTGCTTCCTACGTTACTCTTACAGAGATTTCTTAACAATAGCAGAAGAAAGCCCTAAAATCTTCTTGCTGAACCTCAAGGACTACGTTGGCCAACTTGCTACCTTCAACAATGAAGTGTCGGAGATGATGTATACTCTAAGGCATGCGGTTGCTGATATTCCCATGGGTTCTAGAAGGTTCGTGTACGGGGAACTCAACATCACAGCTAAACAAAGCCTTTATGGCATGGCAAAGTGCACCCCGGACTTGCCCCCTGAGGAATGCAGCTCGTGTCTTGTAAACGCCGCGGCTGACATTCCGACCGGTTGTTGCAAAGGAAAGATCGGAGGAAGGGTTCTTTTTCCCAGTTGTGGCGTTAGATTTGAGCTTTATCGATTTTATGAGCCATCATCTCATCTGAATATTTTGAGACTTGGAG GAAATAGGAAAAACAGGTCACACCAGAGACAGATTATTATTTCCATCATCTCAACTGTTGTTTCTGTGCTGCTGCTATGTTTTGGTTGCTCTTTATGTTTCCTAAGTCGACGACGACAAAGGAAGCTTCTTAGGGGAATTCTTCTTAGAGAAAGCT TTGGGGATGAATCATTGGCTTCTTTTGAGTCTTTACAATTTCAGTTGAGTGAAATTCAAGCTGCTACCAACAACTTCTCCCAAGGAAACAAGATAGGAAGAGGTGGATTTGGGGAAGTTTACAAG GGTGTTCTTGAAAATGGGCAAGAAGTAGCAGCAAAGAGACTCTTgggaaactcttggcaaggtgcaGAAGAATTTAAGAATGAGGTTCTTGTTATGGCCAAGCTTCAACATAAAAATCTGGTCAGATTACTGGGGTTTTGTTTGGAAGGACAAGAGAAGATACTTGTCTACGAATATGTCCCCAACAAGAGCCTTGACTACATTTTATTTG ATCCTCAGAGAAGCAGGCCATTAACTTGGTCTGAACGATACAAGATTATTAGAGGAATTGCGCGAGGAATTTTATACCTTCATGAAGATTCTCGTTTGACAATCATCCATCGAGATCTTAAACCAAGTAATATTTTATTAGATGATGGTATGAATCCAAAAATATCAGATTTTGGTATGGCAAGAATAGTAATTACAGATCAAATTCAAGTGAATACTCATAGGGTTGTTGGCACATA TGGTTATATGTCTCCAGAATATGCAATGGAAGGAATATTTTCGATAAAATCTGACGTGTATAGTTTTGGAATCATAGTACTTGAGATTATCAGTGGAAAATCGAAAAATTCTTTTTGTGAACCACACTTCTCAGATGACATCCGACTTTCT GCATGGGCAAAATGGAAGGAAGAAAAGCCATTGGAATTATTGGATACAACTTTAAAAGGAAATTATTCTGAAAATGAAGTGATGAGAAGTATACAGATTGCCCTGTTATGTGTTCAAGATGATCCAAATGAGAGGCCTACAATGACAGAAATTGTGTCATACCTCAGTAGTTCTTCAGGGGAAGTACCTTTGCCTCAAGAACCAATAGTTTCAAAAAGTAAAAAGATGGATTATATGTCTTACTACCACAAAACGCATTCCATAAATGATTCTATCAACGATTTGTCAGTGAGCACATTTCTCCCTAGATAA
- the LOC112711859 gene encoding cysteine-rich receptor-like protein kinase 25 isoform X1: MMSSFYFFLLLPSLFFFFLPIHCFNIIQGATDKNTKAYYNCTINGTFASNSTYRSNTITLLNWLSSNATTDSRSYNTKVIGKTTSDTVYGLYICTRDSTPGMCQDCVAEASKLISSLCSKAKKAMVWYRVCYMRYSNRNFFSNVEESPSITFVSDIDYVGQVGRYNTILWNMLNDMRTMAAADSNKTAAMTQKITDHQNIYGSAWCLPYLSTENCSWCLSDAIAYIPAGCCRGKSGGTVMYPSCGIRYELYPFLKEHNIVPRPLRPPPPQRDSRPLAPPGKRKQKNLPLNKVAVPIAIVVALVLLTLGGCCFLRRKGRKNQDDILKENFGNDLSTLESLRFELARIEAATNRFATENRVGKGGFGEVYKGILLNGQEIAVKRLTRSSGQGAIEFKNEVLVIAKLQHRNLVRLLGFCLEGEEKILIYEYVPNKSLDYFLCDPQKRRQLSWIQRKQIIMGIARGILYLHEDSRLKIIHRDLKPSNVLLDSNMNPKISDFGMARIVAVDQNEENTHRIVGTYGYMSPEYAMFGQFSVKSDVFSFGVMVLEIINGKRKGTSSSESECIDDIRRHAWEKWTEKTPMELLDPNMEGPYSKEEVIKCIQIGLLCVQEEPNDRPTMATIVFYLNSSSLNLPSPREPAYYFKNNRTEESMTTSKELVNDSNSINEITISKFFPR; this comes from the exons ATGATGAGTtccttctacttcttccttctgcttccatctctcttcttcttcttcctccccaTTCACTGCTTTAACATCATCCAAGGAGCCACCGATAAAAATACTAAAGCTTATTATAACTGCACAATCAATGGCACTTTTGCATCCAATAGCACATACCGTTCCAACACCATAACACTCCTTAACTGGCTCTCCTCCAATGCCACCACAGATTCCAGATCCTACAACACTAAAGTAATTGGTAAAACCACTTCAGACACAGTCTATGGCCTCTACATTTGTACAAGAGACAGCACACCAGGAATGTGCCAAGACTGTGTGGCAGAAGCATCAAAACTCATATCATCTCTTTGTAGCAAAGCAAAAAAAGCCATGGTTTGGTACCGTGTATGCTATATGCGTTACTCTAATCGTAATTTCTTCTCCAATGTGGAGGAAAGTCCAAGTATCACCTTTGTGAGTGACATTGACTATGTGGGTCAAGTTGGGCGCTACAACACTATTCTCTGGAATATGCTGAATGATATGAGAACTATGGCCGCTGCTGATTCAAATAAAACGGCTGCAATGACTCAGAAAATCACAGATCATCAAAACATATATGGTTCCGCTTGGTGTCTCCCTTATCTTTCCACCGAGAACTGTAGCTGGTGTCTCAGTGATGCCATTGCATATATTCCAGCAGGATGCTGCAGGGGAAAATCTGGAGGAACTGTCATGTATCCCAGTTGTGGTATTAGATATGAATTATATCCATTCCTTAAGGAACACAATATAGTTCCTCGGCCGCTGCGGCCCCCACCACCGCAAAGAGATTCTCGTCCTTTGGCTCCACCAG GTAAACGAAAGCAGAAGAACTTACCATTAAATAAAGTCGCTGTTCCAATTGCCATTGTCGTTGCACTTGTGCTTTTAACTTTGGGTGGTTGCTGCTTTCTAcgtagaaaaggaagaaagaatcaAGATGATATTCTCAAAGAAAACT TTGGGAATGATCTAAGCACTTTGGAGTCCTTGCGATTTGAACTAGCCAGGATTGAAGCTGCAACAAATAGATTTGCCACAGAGAACAGGGTAGGCAAAGGTGGATTTGGAGAAGTCTATAAG GGTATTCTTTTAAATGGACAAGAAATTGCTGTGAAGAGGCTTACTAGAAGCTCTGGACAAGGTGCAATAGAGTTTAAAAATGAGGTTCTTGTTATAGCTAAGCTTCAACACAGAAATCTAGTGAGGTTACTGGGATTTTGTTTGGAAGGTGAAGAAAAGATACTCATCTATGAGTATGTGCCAAACAAAAGCCTTGACTACTTTCTTTGTG ATCCTCAAAAGCGAAGACAATTATCTTGGATTCAACGTAAACAGATCATCATGGGAATCGCTAGAGGAATTCTATACCTGCATGAAGATTCTCGCCTCAAAATAATACATCGTGATCTGAAACCTAGTAATGTTTTGTTAGATAGTAATATGAATCCAAAAATATCAGATTTTGGCATGGCTAGAATTGTTGCTGtggatcaaaacgaagaaaacacgCATAGAATAGTCGGAACATA TGGTTATATGTCTCCAGAATATGCAATGTTTGGACAATTCTCCGTAAAATCGGATGTGTTTAGTTTTGGAGTCATGGTACTCGAGATCATTAACGGGAAGCGAAAAGGAACCTCCTCTTCTGAATCAGAGTGTATTGATGACATCCGAAGACAT GCTTGGGAAAAATGGACAGAAAAAACGCCAATGGAACTATTGGATCCTAACATGGAAGGCCCTTATTCAAAGGAAGAAGTCATAAAATGCATTCAGATTGGTTTGTTATGTGTTCAAGAAGAACCAAATGACAGACCTACAATGGCAACAATTGTTTTTTACCTAAATAGCTCTTCACTCAACTTGCCATCCCCTCGTGAACCAGCATACTATTTCAAGAACAACAGAACAGAGGAAAGCATGACAACAAGCAAGGAGTTGGTTAATGACAGCAATTCCATCAATGAAATCACCATAAGTAAATTCTTTCCTCGTTAA
- the LOC140175221 gene encoding pre-mRNA-processing factor 39-2-like → MAKTSKACAFLKRCPSLTLSSMLEEIAAILPGHEFASILLSNMAYADDDDSLVEAESVPKIHFFNARFKEQIGDVLAARAAYIQQTGKESDSDFVQNVISRANMEKHLGNMESACGIYKEAIEMVVAEENLQHALPNLYVHFSHLKYMFTIH, encoded by the exons ATGGCCAAGACTTCTAAGGCATGTGCCTTTCTCAAGAGATGTCCTTCACTAACACTGAGTTCCATGTTGGAGGAGATTGCTGCTATTCTTCCTGGCCATGAATTTGCTTCT ATTTTGTTGTCAAACATGGCTTATGCAGATGACGACGACTCTCTTGTTGAAGCTGAG AGTGTACCAAAAATCCATTTCTTCAATGCCAGGTTTAAGGAACAAATAGGAGATGTTTTAGCTGCTCGCGCTGCATATATTCAGCAGACTGGTAAAGAGTCAGATTCTGATTTTGTGCAGAATGTTATATCAAGAGCCAATATGGAGAAACATTTG GGAAATATGGAGTCAGCTTGTGGTATATACAAAGAAGCAATAGAGATGGTTGTAGCTGAAGAAAATTTACAGCATGCCCTCCCTAATTTATATGTCCATTTCTCTCACCTAAAATATATG TTCACTATCCATTGA